A window of the Fusarium poae strain DAOMC 252244 chromosome 3, whole genome shotgun sequence genome harbors these coding sequences:
- a CDS encoding hypothetical protein (TransMembrane:1 (o78-97i)), with amino-acid sequence MFPISSVGTWRRDEAITTCFLPASRAQSNVALTGLQGAGRDPVEEAWCVEAQHAFHSTTSGSFVPLHQARFSNDCRTWLFGVVHSSILCMFVSICLGGERHTSMNPRGCFEGKAYSEMVSLSSGVQSTNELQRLKKDDAFSNYGVSLLAGRTPPTTFWSENRSLRLPTQATLVLQQMQWREGEGFSRDHAPLRSALVGTPAVLAGAMNGWR; translated from the exons ATGTTCCCCATCTCTTCTGTTGGTACGTGGCGTCGGGATGAAGCCATCACGACGTGCTTCTTACCAGCATCGCGTGCCCAGAGCAATGTGGCTCTAACGGGTCTTCAAGGTGCGGGAAGGGACCCAGTAGAAGAAGCTTGGTGCGTTGAGGCTCAACATGCTTTCCACAGCACCACCAGCGGCAGTTTCGTGCCTCTCCACCAGGCCCGCTTCTCCAACGATTGCCGAACATGGCTCTTTGGTGTGGTGCATTCAAGCATACTCTGCATGTTTGTGTCTATCTGTTTGGGAGGCGAACGCCATACTTCAATGAATCCGCGTGGTTGTTTCGAAGGCAAGGCTTACTCAGAGATGGTCTCGCTTTCTTCAGGAGTTCAAAGCACCA ACGAGCTTCAGCGGCTCAAAAAAGACGATGCTTTCTCCAACTATGGAGTCAGCCTCCTCGCGGGAAGGACTCCACCCACAACCTTCTGGAGCGAGAATCGAAGCCTTCGACTTCCCACCCAGGCCACCCTCGTCCTTCAGCAGATGCAATGGCGGGAAGGTGAGGGGTTCTCAAGGGACCATGCTCCACTGAGATCTGCTTTGGTGGGAACACCCGCTGTGCTTGCGGGAGCCATGAACGGTTGGCGTTAA
- a CDS encoding hypothetical protein (BUSCO:47104at5125): protein MASPSTIRPLAGRIAQTSLTRIATAAPRVARFSTTAPQCKRKTKDNNPKRGVSSLYGSGPREPLSMSNIPLPKPRDFKPKIEVDPNHGLWGFFPGQGKLLATPKETEEHGRAWTVEELRKKSWEDLHALWWVCCKERNMLSTSRAELLRTKIGFGEREIDARDEEVMKTQRAIKHVLTERYYTWQDAVDVAMNDPEINFESSDGQAYTPSAYEDEANVAEWTQAEAESEAAKQIDPVATEAQEAKIEKELKK, encoded by the exons ATGGCATCTCCCAGTACGATACGGCCGCTCGCCGGCCGAATTGCTCAGACCTCTTTAACAAGGATCGCGACCGCCGCCCCTCGAGTTGCTCGCTTCTCCACGACCGCACCACAATGCAAGCGCAAAACAAAGGACAATAACCCGAAGCGAGGTGTCAGTAGTTTGTACGGTTCCGGACCTCGCGAGCCTCTGTCCATGTCAAACATTCCACTACCGAAGCCTCGTGACTTCAAGCCCAAGATCGAGGTTGACCCCAACCATGGCCTATGGGGATTCTTCCCGGGACAAGGCAAGCTACTTGCAACACCCAAGGAAACCGAGGAGCATGGACGTGCGTGGACTGTCGAGGAATTGAGAAAGAAATCATGGGAGGATCTGCATGCACTGTGGTGGGTATGCTGTAAAGAGAGGAACATGCTTTCTACATCAAGAGCAGAGCTCCTACGAACCAAGATCGGATTTGGCGAGCGAGAAATCGACGCTCGAGACGAGGAG GTTATGAAGACACAGCGAGCCATCAAGCATGTATTGACGGAGCGATACTACACTTGGCAAGATGCTGTCGACGTTGCCATGAACGACCCGGAAATCAATTTCGAAAGTAGCGACGGGCAGGCCTACACGCCATCGGCATATGAGGATGAAGCCAACGTTGCCGAGTGGACACAAGCGGAGGCAGAGTCGGAGGCGGCCAAGCAGATCGATCCTGTTGCAACAGAGGCACAGGAGGCCAAAATTGAGAAGGAGCTGaagaaataa